In Leptospiraceae bacterium, one DNA window encodes the following:
- a CDS encoding CAP domain-containing protein, producing MKKLFSISIISALAILPGFSPKFELKKEKTVFQNSNLEAQVIGGEYLTEIEKQIVEQINLARMNPNAFISVLEEMRPHFKGKMLELPGEYKYLTREGVSALDDAIRYLKSSRPTIAMTVAKGLSKGAKEHVEDQGSNPAISFTGSDGSTPDQRMSRYGTWKEPLGENIAYGALTAKGVVALFILSDGFPKRDLRVNLFNPKYRKMGVACGKHTHYENYCVVDFSGNYTEKIPK from the coding sequence TTGAAAAAACTATTTAGCATTTCTATAATCTCTGCACTTGCAATTTTGCCGGGATTTTCCCCAAAATTTGAACTCAAAAAGGAAAAAACTGTATTTCAAAATTCAAATCTTGAAGCACAAGTAATCGGAGGCGAATATCTGACTGAAATCGAAAAACAGATCGTAGAGCAAATCAACCTCGCAAGGATGAATCCTAACGCTTTTATCTCTGTATTGGAGGAAATGCGACCACATTTTAAAGGAAAAATGTTAGAGCTGCCGGGTGAATACAAATACCTGACAAGAGAAGGCGTGTCTGCTTTAGACGATGCTATTCGCTATTTGAAGTCTTCCAGACCCACGATTGCAATGACTGTAGCCAAAGGGCTTTCAAAAGGTGCAAAAGAGCACGTTGAAGACCAAGGCAGTAACCCGGCGATTAGTTTCACTGGATCAGACGGAAGCACTCCTGACCAAAGAATGTCCAGATACGGAACTTGGAAAGAACCCCTCGGTGAAAACATTGCTTATGGGGCACTCACTGCAAAAGGAGTAGTAGCGCTTTTTATTCTTTCTGATGGTTTTCCTAAAAGAGACTTACGAGTAAACCTATTCAACCCTAAATACCGAAAAATGGGAGTTGCTTGCGGAAAACACACTCATTATGAAAATTATTGCGTAGTTGACTTTTCGGGTAACTATACAGAAAAAATTCCCAAATAA
- a CDS encoding 1-acyl-sn-glycerol-3-phosphate acyltransferase, which translates to MFLEDSYSTPVDTPTDWQDYLFLRSRWWLYSRFVKVVFACRKLIDQDQFNNENWAKTSRDILSAVEAVGGRLNVTGIDNLRKAEGPLVIVANHISALETFILPSIVTPIKPVTFVVKEKLMRGIFFGKVMKSRDPVVVGRKNAREDMEVVMREGTRILTEGKSIILFPEGTRQKEFLPENFNTLGVKLAKRAGVGIIPIALKTDFWSNGRFLKGFGPLNRKLPIHIEIGESLKIDKNEKEVQNQILNFIDSRFSKWKKEEIKGNG; encoded by the coding sequence ATGTTTTTAGAAGATTCCTATAGCACTCCGGTAGATACACCCACTGATTGGCAAGACTATTTATTTTTACGCTCCAGATGGTGGTTGTATTCTCGTTTTGTAAAAGTTGTGTTTGCATGTAGAAAATTAATCGATCAAGATCAATTCAATAATGAAAACTGGGCAAAGACTTCTCGTGATATTCTTAGTGCTGTAGAAGCCGTAGGGGGTAGGCTAAATGTAACAGGAATTGACAATCTGAGAAAAGCCGAGGGACCTTTGGTGATTGTAGCTAATCATATTAGTGCACTTGAAACTTTTATCCTTCCTAGTATTGTAACTCCAATTAAGCCGGTAACTTTTGTGGTAAAAGAAAAATTGATGCGAGGAATTTTTTTTGGGAAAGTTATGAAGTCTAGAGATCCGGTAGTAGTGGGTAGAAAAAACGCTAGAGAGGACATGGAAGTAGTAATGCGAGAAGGAACAAGAATTTTAACTGAAGGCAAATCTATTATTTTATTTCCTGAAGGGACAAGACAAAAAGAATTTCTTCCTGAAAATTTTAATACTCTGGGTGTTAAGTTAGCAAAAAGGGCAGGAGTTGGAATTATTCCTATTGCATTGAAAACTGATTTTTGGAGTAACGGCAGATTCCTAAAAGGTTTTGGACCGTTGAATAGAAAATTGCCTATTCATATCGAGATAGGTGAATCTTTAAAGATTGATAAAAATGAAAAGGAAGTGCAGAATCAAATCTTGAATTTTATAGATTCACGATTTTCCAAATGGAAAAAAGAAGAAATTAAAGGGAATGGATAA
- a CDS encoding helix-turn-helix transcriptional regulator: protein MTEENSIPENPEHIIQIVKDNLRILRHTRGLSLDKLASKCGVSRAMLSQIEQGKSTPTISVLWKIANGLNVPFSELLKEKSNEGIHLLKYENTKILFSNSKVFSSRALFPFTGNRNTEFYELTLKPGGIEVADPHKTGTTENIVVVSGKLRLRLGEEVVELEEKDSVFFRGDIPHEYSNPTDKETLMYLVMNYTENVA from the coding sequence ATAACAGAGGAGAATTCTATTCCTGAAAACCCGGAACACATTATTCAAATAGTAAAAGACAACCTTCGAATCCTCCGACATACTAGAGGGCTTTCTTTGGATAAACTCGCATCCAAGTGTGGCGTAAGTAGAGCCATGCTATCCCAAATCGAGCAAGGAAAAAGCACACCAACTATTTCTGTTTTATGGAAAATAGCCAATGGTCTGAATGTACCTTTTTCTGAATTGTTGAAAGAAAAAAGTAACGAAGGAATCCACCTGCTGAAATACGAAAATACCAAGATCTTATTTTCTAATTCAAAGGTTTTTTCCAGCAGAGCGTTATTTCCTTTTACAGGAAATCGAAATACAGAATTTTATGAGCTCACTTTGAAACCCGGAGGGATAGAAGTAGCTGATCCTCACAAAACAGGAACTACGGAAAATATTGTAGTTGTTTCTGGAAAACTGAGACTTAGATTGGGTGAAGAAGTGGTCGAATTAGAAGAAAAAGATTCTGTTTTTTTTCGAGGAGATATTCCTCACGAATATTCTAATCCGACAGATAAAGAGACTCTAATGTATCTTGTAATGAATTATACAGAAAATGTGGCTTAA
- a CDS encoding HAD-IB family phosphatase has translation MLPKKNWTDEVYNFLTSIREGKEVVAFDFDNTLIKNDFGEAVMEYILYSGMPKFKGDFSKYFLPNEIEAKEIWKSKFHSPKILRDFTISEYEKIIEVQGLEKGYRWTSFIFSGYSPQELRNLAREVWNKDKTISPYKEMKDLIVYFKKLQKDIFIVTASPTVVIQEIAGEFGIEEENVIGMNSKILNGIFTDEIIEPYTYGKGKVKALQKFLKDTPALAFGDSENDFELLKYSKKGIFIDKGIQKYKEKFLEIGSLIQPRFQ, from the coding sequence TTGCTTCCAAAAAAAAATTGGACAGACGAAGTTTATAATTTTCTGACCTCTATTCGTGAAGGCAAAGAAGTAGTCGCATTTGACTTTGATAATACACTAATAAAAAACGATTTCGGCGAAGCTGTCATGGAATATATTTTGTATTCTGGTATGCCAAAATTTAAAGGAGATTTTTCTAAATATTTTCTACCAAATGAAATCGAAGCCAAAGAGATATGGAAAAGTAAATTTCACTCTCCTAAGATACTTAGAGATTTTACAATTAGTGAATATGAGAAAATTATTGAAGTTCAAGGATTGGAGAAAGGTTATAGATGGACTTCATTTATTTTTTCCGGGTATTCGCCACAAGAATTAAGAAACCTTGCAAGAGAAGTGTGGAATAAAGACAAAACTATTAGCCCATATAAAGAAATGAAAGACCTAATTGTATATTTTAAAAAATTACAAAAAGATATATTTATAGTTACTGCCTCACCTACCGTAGTGATTCAAGAGATTGCTGGTGAATTTGGTATTGAAGAAGAAAATGTTATTGGAATGAATTCTAAAATACTGAATGGAATTTTCACCGATGAAATAATTGAGCCTTATACTTATGGAAAGGGCAAAGTGAAGGCACTTCAAAAATTTTTAAAAGATACACCTGCACTTGCATTTGGAGATTCTGAAAATGATTTTGAATTATTAAAATATTCTAAAAAAGGTATATTTATTGATAAAGGAATTCAAAAATATAAAGAGAAATTTTTAGAAATTGGTTCTCTAATTCAACCTCGATTTCAATGA
- a CDS encoding M23 family metallopeptidase — protein sequence MKIIKLTAILLPLLILANLLAFSGKNSSKQEIMIDNEFIQTYRDKHGRWASINEIKQSTEKFLKEIGTEEIEVKFINDIKITDSLPKFQQLFFPYSEDYLKSLLSSGKGREIVVSDFREFIWPVSSSKIYGITSKLGKRWNIFHSGLDIACSKGSVVVAAADGTVIYSRVNAGNYGNLVTIQHEINNLQSMYAHNSTLLVKEGEKVKKGQIIAFSGNTGHSTGPHLHFEVKYLNVVLNPEHYLPMLIKNTDPIVASKEE from the coding sequence ATGAAAATTATTAAATTAACTGCCATACTTTTGCCATTATTAATATTGGCGAATCTACTTGCATTTTCTGGAAAAAATAGTTCTAAACAGGAAATCATGATAGACAATGAGTTCATCCAAACCTATAGAGACAAGCATGGGAGATGGGCTTCCATCAATGAAATAAAACAAAGCACCGAAAAATTTTTAAAAGAGATCGGAACAGAAGAAATTGAGGTAAAATTCATCAATGATATAAAAATAACCGATTCTCTTCCCAAGTTTCAGCAGCTATTTTTTCCTTATAGTGAAGACTATTTAAAGTCACTTTTATCTAGTGGAAAAGGCAGGGAAATAGTAGTGTCTGACTTTAGAGAGTTTATCTGGCCTGTCAGTTCATCAAAAATTTACGGAATTACGTCGAAACTCGGAAAGAGATGGAATATATTTCACAGTGGGTTAGATATTGCCTGCTCAAAAGGATCTGTAGTTGTAGCTGCTGCCGACGGAACAGTTATTTATTCCAGAGTCAATGCAGGAAACTACGGAAATTTAGTCACCATTCAACACGAGATAAATAATTTACAAAGTATGTACGCTCATAACTCTACTTTACTTGTAAAGGAAGGAGAAAAGGTTAAGAAAGGACAAATTATTGCTTTTTCTGGAAACACTGGTCACTCTACAGGCCCTCATCTTCACTTTGAAGTGAAATATTTAAATGTAGTTTTAAATCCAGAGCATTACCTACCAATGCTCATAAAAAATACTGACCCTATAGTTGCGAGTAAAGAAGAATAG
- a CDS encoding outer membrane protein transport protein, translating to MLLLFRKITIYSVFFLSLWFLSVNEIFSFNGLFQTSFGAKQAGMGGANLAVGGSVMDLESNPSHLGDLKSKKFEAGSAFHFANLRYEDKLNSPNPDFSFSNRIESHPIAPLPYIGYISPITGNIGLGIAFYTQAGGGGVFRDILKNSLNGQTLNETLGTNDPILGRQKQIHQSLTFKFITNKITPAIGVNFGKLSIGGGIDFIVSRMMFQRIFTDTTDTIELPGTFRYQSNISYSLGGKFGTTYKLTPDTKIAYAYISGHVSHLDGRMEVYTSDRNFPVQYTDISKLMSLPPRHIIGISHKTGDFLFAFDIRYIQWSQGFGANKFILERPLIPTPLGVDTNIIQFNINWKDQTVFALGMEYEFKKSYFFRLGYNYGKTPLSPYGINPMIGTTTEHHLSTGLGLGSETFRFNFALEYAFPKKMTGAKSSDWAIANSVYSKDNVQAPGYSHSKTVSVFSLFLGVEVFL from the coding sequence ATGCTATTACTTTTCCGTAAAATCACTATCTATTCGGTATTTTTTTTGTCCTTATGGTTTCTATCTGTAAATGAAATATTTTCTTTCAATGGCTTATTCCAAACTAGTTTTGGAGCCAAACAAGCAGGAATGGGTGGTGCAAATCTTGCAGTCGGTGGAAGTGTAATGGATTTAGAATCCAATCCATCTCACCTTGGCGATTTAAAATCTAAAAAATTTGAAGCAGGCTCTGCATTTCATTTTGCCAATCTAAGATATGAAGATAAATTAAATTCACCTAATCCAGATTTTTCTTTTTCCAATCGAATCGAGTCCCACCCGATCGCCCCTCTTCCCTACATAGGATACATCTCTCCCATAACAGGAAATATAGGACTTGGAATTGCATTTTACACTCAAGCCGGAGGTGGAGGAGTGTTCAGAGATATTCTCAAAAATAGTTTAAATGGTCAAACTCTAAACGAAACTCTTGGAACAAATGACCCTATCTTAGGAAGACAAAAACAAATTCACCAAAGTCTTACATTCAAATTCATTACAAATAAAATCACTCCAGCGATAGGCGTGAATTTCGGAAAATTATCCATCGGAGGTGGGATTGACTTTATTGTGTCTAGAATGATGTTTCAGAGAATTTTTACTGATACTACGGATACAATAGAACTTCCCGGGACATTTAGATACCAAAGCAATATCTCTTACTCGCTTGGAGGAAAATTCGGCACAACTTACAAACTCACCCCTGATACGAAGATAGCTTACGCCTATATTTCAGGTCATGTTTCTCACCTCGATGGAAGAATGGAAGTCTATACTTCTGATAGAAATTTCCCTGTTCAATATACAGATATATCAAAACTAATGTCTCTTCCGCCAAGACATATAATCGGGATTTCACACAAAACCGGAGATTTTTTATTTGCATTTGATATCAGATATATTCAATGGTCGCAAGGGTTTGGTGCAAATAAATTTATTCTGGAAAGACCTTTGATTCCAACTCCCCTAGGTGTAGATACCAATATTATTCAATTCAATATCAACTGGAAAGACCAAACAGTATTTGCACTTGGAATGGAATACGAATTCAAGAAATCTTACTTTTTCAGATTGGGCTACAATTATGGAAAAACTCCTCTAAGTCCTTACGGAATCAACCCTATGATTGGAACCACAACCGAGCACCATTTATCAACAGGGCTTGGACTTGGATCAGAGACATTTAGATTTAATTTTGCATTAGAATACGCTTTCCCCAAAAAAATGACCGGAGCCAAAAGTTCAGATTGGGCAATTGCAAACTCTGTATATTCCAAAGACAATGTACAAGCTCCAGGTTATTCTCACTCAAAAACTGTCAGTGTTTTTTCTCTTTTCTTAGGTGTTGAAGTTTTTCTTTAA
- the hisC gene encoding histidinol-phosphate transaminase: MCSCNDKRSKQTLRKYFRKELYKLKAYTPGIQPNPEDKIIKLNTNENPYPPSPTIRKEIDRIIKNQLLKRYPNPNSKDLRKEIARHYKLQESQILVTNGSDEGLALLFKGVLGKNSTVVMPYPTYSLYPVLADIQMNSVNIKKIPLLQNLHFDFLNLQKSKGELLTFAHPNAPTGILEEKEKLINLIKNFSGVVLSDEAYIDFSPFGSSLISEINNHENLIVSRTYSKSYSLTGIRVGYLAGNENSIRLLEKLKDSYNVGMLEQYIALAAQIDQKYFLQNRKKVIIEREKVRAKLIELGFEIPKSDTNFLFAKPPKGLSAKEIFDSLTKSGILIRYFSDGISKDYIRITIGTERENKMVTNTISSLITNSFTKN; encoded by the coding sequence ATCTGCAGTTGCAATGATAAACGCTCTAAACAGACTTTGAGAAAATATTTTAGAAAAGAACTTTATAAATTAAAAGCCTACACCCCGGGAATTCAGCCTAACCCGGAAGATAAGATTATTAAACTCAATACAAATGAAAATCCCTATCCACCTTCACCGACAATTAGAAAAGAAATAGACAGAATAATAAAAAATCAACTTCTAAAAAGATACCCAAATCCAAATTCAAAAGACTTACGAAAAGAAATAGCACGCCATTACAAATTACAAGAATCCCAAATCTTAGTTACCAATGGCTCCGACGAAGGCTTGGCTTTACTTTTTAAGGGAGTCCTCGGAAAAAACTCTACTGTAGTGATGCCCTACCCGACCTATTCTTTATACCCCGTCTTAGCTGATATTCAGATGAATAGTGTAAATATAAAAAAAATTCCACTCTTACAAAACCTGCACTTTGATTTTCTAAACCTCCAAAAATCCAAGGGAGAGCTTTTGACTTTTGCTCACCCGAATGCACCTACAGGAATTCTGGAAGAAAAAGAAAAGCTAATCAACCTTATAAAAAATTTTTCAGGGGTTGTGCTTTCAGACGAAGCCTACATTGATTTTTCTCCATTCGGTTCTAGCTTAATTTCAGAAATTAACAATCACGAAAATCTAATCGTATCTAGAACGTACTCAAAGTCCTATTCTCTTACTGGAATTCGAGTCGGCTACCTTGCGGGGAACGAAAACTCAATACGTTTATTAGAAAAACTCAAAGACTCTTATAATGTAGGGATGCTCGAGCAGTACATTGCCCTCGCTGCCCAAATTGATCAAAAATACTTTTTACAAAACAGAAAAAAAGTTATTATAGAAAGAGAAAAAGTGAGAGCCAAACTCATCGAGCTTGGTTTTGAAATTCCAAAAAGTGATACAAACTTTCTATTCGCAAAACCTCCAAAAGGTCTCTCCGCAAAAGAAATCTTTGACAGTTTGACAAAAAGTGGTATCTTAATCAGATACTTTTCTGATGGAATTTCAAAAGACTATATCCGTATCACGATAGGAACAGAACGCGAAAATAAAATGGTTACGAATACAATAAGTAGCCTTATCACAAACTCTTTTACCAAAAATTAA
- a CDS encoding 16S rRNA methyltransferase yields the protein MTKKKLVLVSIPIGNPLDISARTVQELNECEFVIGEEYKETSKFLKQIGIEKKFELFNEHSTDDELFSLLEKVQNSKSVCLISDSGNPTLEDPGERFVKYAIQKNISISAIPGASALMVALSICGFSSSPFTFVGFLNRENEKRSQEIKKLLNIKHTIIFYETPYRYKKVIQEISKHLPPKREIFLGLNLTCEDEFIFRGKIKDILPKLEKLPKSLPVIVISLEK from the coding sequence ATGACAAAAAAAAAATTAGTTTTGGTTTCAATTCCGATTGGAAATCCTTTGGATATATCTGCAAGAACAGTTCAAGAATTAAACGAATGCGAATTTGTAATTGGTGAAGAATACAAAGAGACCTCTAAATTTTTAAAGCAAATCGGGATTGAAAAAAAATTTGAATTATTTAATGAGCACTCAACCGATGATGAATTGTTTAGCTTGTTAGAAAAAGTTCAAAACTCTAAAAGTGTTTGCCTGATTTCTGATTCAGGAAATCCTACTTTGGAAGACCCGGGCGAAAGATTTGTCAAATACGCTATTCAGAAAAATATTTCTATTTCTGCTATTCCCGGGGCATCGGCTTTAATGGTTGCACTTTCTATTTGCGGGTTTTCATCATCTCCATTTACTTTTGTCGGATTTCTAAATAGAGAAAACGAAAAAAGATCACAGGAAATAAAAAAGCTTCTCAACATAAAACACACTATTATATTCTACGAAACACCGTATAGATATAAAAAAGTAATTCAAGAAATCTCCAAACATTTACCTCCAAAAAGAGAAATCTTTCTTGGGTTGAATTTAACTTGTGAGGATGAATTTATTTTTCGAGGCAAAATCAAAGATATTTTACCAAAATTAGAAAAACTTCCAAAATCTCTGCCCGTAATCGTCATCAGCCTTGAAAAATAA
- a CDS encoding 2-isopropylmalate synthase — MIEENNPTEHVRIFDTTLRDGEQCPGAAMSEDEKLEIAHLLAKMKVDCIEAGFPVSSPVQFKAVERIAREVEGPIIVGLARATRGDIESAFHALKNAKKKRIHTFLASSPIHMKHKLGKSPSEVLEMAKEAVKIARDFVEDVEFSPEDGTRSESEFLREICEAVIEAGATTINVPDTVGYATPEKYGELFAFLIKNVKGAEKVIFSAHCHNDLGLATANSLSAVKNGVRQVECTINGIGERAGNTAMEEVVMALRTRKDFYSITTNIDTTLISRASHLVKTITGMVVQPNKAIVGGNAFAHESGIHQDGVIKHRETYEIMTPQSIGLESNRMVLGRHSGRAGFKDRIIRLGFSPTQEELDAAYTRFLEIADKKKEIFDEDVLALFTDESRKSKSDRYQLTYFHITTGSKTVPTATIQMKIDSMVVEESSTGNGPVDAIYKAIEKATGRQSNLHKLLISPVTEGHDALAEASVTLKHDGKFVVGKGSSTDIIEASAVAMINALNRL; from the coding sequence GTGATTGAAGAAAATAATCCAACAGAGCATGTAAGAATTTTTGACACTACCCTCCGAGATGGCGAACAGTGCCCCGGTGCGGCAATGAGCGAAGACGAAAAATTAGAAATCGCTCATCTTCTTGCCAAGATGAAAGTTGATTGTATTGAAGCTGGTTTTCCTGTTTCTTCACCTGTTCAATTTAAAGCAGTTGAAAGAATTGCCCGCGAGGTAGAGGGTCCTATTATCGTAGGACTTGCAAGAGCCACTAGAGGAGATATAGAAAGCGCATTTCATGCTTTAAAGAATGCGAAGAAAAAAAGAATCCATACTTTTTTAGCCTCCTCTCCAATTCACATGAAACATAAATTAGGGAAATCTCCGTCAGAAGTTTTAGAAATGGCAAAAGAAGCCGTAAAAATTGCAAGAGATTTTGTAGAAGATGTAGAGTTTTCTCCAGAGGATGGAACACGCTCTGAATCCGAATTCCTGAGAGAAATCTGTGAAGCAGTTATCGAAGCTGGAGCAACCACAATAAACGTACCTGATACTGTAGGTTACGCCACTCCTGAAAAATATGGAGAGTTGTTCGCCTTTCTTATCAAAAATGTAAAAGGTGCTGAAAAAGTTATTTTCTCGGCACACTGCCACAATGACTTGGGGCTTGCTACCGCAAATTCACTTTCTGCGGTAAAAAATGGTGTCAGACAAGTAGAATGTACAATCAATGGGATTGGAGAAAGAGCAGGAAACACTGCAATGGAAGAAGTAGTGATGGCTCTAAGAACAAGAAAAGATTTTTATTCTATCACGACAAATATTGATACAACTCTAATTTCTCGCGCATCTCACCTTGTGAAAACAATTACAGGAATGGTGGTACAGCCAAACAAGGCAATAGTGGGAGGGAATGCTTTTGCCCACGAGTCAGGAATCCACCAAGATGGTGTGATTAAACACAGAGAGACTTATGAGATCATGACTCCACAGTCCATAGGACTTGAATCCAACAGAATGGTACTTGGAAGGCACTCCGGTAGAGCCGGATTTAAAGACAGAATTATTCGATTAGGATTTTCTCCTACTCAAGAAGAGTTAGACGCAGCATATACAAGATTTTTAGAAATAGCAGACAAGAAAAAAGAAATTTTTGACGAAGATGTGCTCGCTCTATTTACGGATGAATCCAGAAAGTCAAAATCAGACAGATACCAACTAACGTATTTTCATATCACTACCGGAAGTAAAACAGTGCCTACCGCTACCATTCAGATGAAGATAGACAGTATGGTTGTAGAAGAGTCTTCAACAGGAAACGGGCCTGTAGATGCAATTTACAAAGCTATAGAGAAGGCAACCGGAAGACAATCCAATTTGCACAAACTTTTAATTTCACCGGTTACAGAGGGACACGATGCTTTGGCTGAAGCGTCCGTAACTCTCAAGCACGATGGTAAATTTGTTGTAGGAAAAGGAAGCTCTACAGATATCATTGAAGCATCTGCAGTTGCAATGATAAACGCTCTAAACAGACTTTGA
- a CDS encoding alpha/beta hydrolase, whose amino-acid sequence MKKYLNQILKFYYKSFKKVKDLIQPDYRQTDIEVNEINIHLGEWPGSKDTVFCIHGITANHKSFQLIADFLHKNKMHIYAPDLRGRGRSDRPYGPYGIDTHVKDIIAIIDKLNLRNIVLIGHSLGCFISIHTVAKHPEYFKGLILLDGGGILNVWQKIKALSAIRPSLSRLGQKFSSTKDYIEQIKSIGLLKKWNPTMDDVFSYELDARKGGGVRNNLRPENIESELNSMAGSLKPSMIIKNFLHDPRRFIQKLKEMNQIPYEKIKCPVLILRAGKFNLKKGDDVLPLASMESMVKKIRKCKAYTLEDCNHSEIVLSENSSRDRKILNFIHSL is encoded by the coding sequence ATGAAAAAGTATCTAAACCAAATTCTAAAATTCTATTACAAATCTTTTAAAAAAGTAAAAGACCTAATTCAACCAGATTATAGACAAACCGATATAGAAGTCAATGAAATTAATATCCACCTTGGAGAATGGCCTGGATCGAAAGACACCGTATTTTGCATCCATGGAATTACAGCCAACCACAAATCGTTTCAATTGATTGCAGATTTTCTTCACAAAAATAAAATGCACATCTATGCTCCTGATCTAAGAGGAAGAGGGAGATCCGACAGACCTTACGGGCCCTATGGGATTGATACTCATGTAAAAGATATAATTGCAATTATAGATAAACTAAATTTAAGAAATATCGTACTCATAGGTCACAGCCTCGGTTGTTTCATCTCCATTCACACAGTAGCAAAACACCCGGAATATTTTAAAGGGCTGATACTTTTAGATGGAGGTGGAATTCTGAATGTATGGCAAAAAATTAAAGCTCTCTCTGCAATTCGTCCGTCTCTTTCGAGACTCGGGCAAAAATTTTCTTCTACGAAAGATTATATAGAACAAATTAAATCTATTGGGTTACTCAAAAAATGGAACCCTACAATGGACGATGTATTTAGCTATGAATTAGATGCAAGAAAAGGTGGGGGGGTAAGAAATAACCTCAGACCGGAAAATATAGAATCAGAATTAAATTCAATGGCAGGATCTTTAAAACCTTCTATGATAATTAAAAATTTCTTACACGACCCTCGTCGATTTATACAAAAGCTAAAAGAAATGAATCAAATTCCTTATGAAAAAATCAAATGCCCCGTTCTAATTTTAAGAGCAGGGAAATTCAACCTAAAAAAAGGAGATGATGTTTTGCCTTTAGCCTCTATGGAATCAATGGTAAAAAAAATCAGAAAATGCAAAGCCTATACCCTCGAAGATTGCAACCACTCTGAAATTGTACTTTCAGAAAATTCATCCAGAGATAGAAAAATTCTGAATTTTATCCATTCCCTTTAA
- a CDS encoding lipoprotein LipL45 has protein sequence MKELRIGFLLGLLATVFLFSVCKKPNDGMNTSTDKKDNVLSAVVVFSIGESKILHADSTEEKANLGSTLRPGDKVLTGDKAKVDIQIGDGSVVRLAAKTTMDFNKLMLNDNGTADTQMALVSGKVFAKVQKAQKNDNFSVVTPTAIAGVRGTSFIMENGKDNKATVKVIDGSVALAPRVPALDNLPSYEIDKNAELKKLRDQLSEKEVVIEKDQSSSIQSDNKSLGKKLDDNSISTTISTVEKTNLKVVKSDATKSEEMELKTVVTVDPKLANQMVKLNEESGSKLDETKAAQNEQERRKIEEELSRRQESEKKKFTDSIIQTPKKFETKKDIVRYYERIEKIVLEDGKTEIIGAIINQEGNVMYVHTENGIKQVNQNDVKEVIYDLQNKTKL, from the coding sequence ATGAAAGAGTTAAGGATTGGTTTTTTATTAGGTTTACTTGCAACAGTATTTTTATTTTCAGTTTGCAAAAAGCCAAATGACGGGATGAATACTTCTACGGATAAAAAGGACAATGTTCTTTCTGCAGTAGTAGTGTTTAGTATTGGGGAATCTAAAATTCTGCACGCAGATTCAACCGAAGAAAAGGCAAATTTGGGTTCAACCTTAAGACCCGGTGATAAAGTTTTGACCGGAGATAAGGCAAAAGTAGATATCCAGATCGGAGACGGATCGGTTGTTAGACTTGCGGCAAAGACTACGATGGATTTTAACAAATTGATGTTAAATGATAATGGAACTGCGGACACTCAGATGGCTTTAGTGTCAGGAAAAGTCTTTGCAAAGGTGCAGAAAGCTCAAAAGAATGATAATTTTAGTGTAGTTACTCCAACCGCAATCGCTGGTGTGAGAGGAACTTCTTTTATTATGGAAAATGGTAAAGACAATAAAGCAACTGTAAAAGTGATAGACGGCTCTGTGGCTCTTGCTCCAAGAGTGCCTGCTTTAGACAACTTACCTTCTTATGAAATAGACAAAAATGCAGAATTGAAAAAATTGAGAGATCAACTTTCTGAAAAAGAAGTGGTAATAGAAAAAGACCAATCTTCTTCTATCCAATCTGACAATAAGTCTCTTGGGAAGAAGTTAGACGATAACTCTATTTCTACAACTATAAGCACAGTTGAAAAAACAAATCTGAAAGTTGTAAAATCAGATGCTACAAAAAGTGAGGAGATGGAATTAAAGACTGTAGTAACAGTTGATCCTAAACTTGCCAATCAAATGGTTAAATTGAACGAAGAGTCCGGAAGTAAATTGGATGAAACGAAAGCTGCTCAAAATGAGCAAGAAAGGAGAAAAATTGAAGAGGAACTTAGTCGTCGTCAAGAGAGCGAGAAAAAGAAATTTACCGATTCAATCATTCAAACTCCTAAAAAATTTGAAACAAAGAAAGACATAGTGAGATACTATGAAAGAATTGAGAAAATTGTATTGGAAGATGGAAAGACCGAAATCATCGGTGCGATTATCAACCAAGAAGGGAACGTAATGTATGTTCACACAGAAAATGGTATCAAGCAGGTAAATCAAAACGATGTGAAAGAAGTTATTTACGACTTACAAAACAAAACAAAATTGTAA